The genomic window TCCGTGATGGCGTTATCACGGGCGAGGGACCTACCACTGAAGGCCGTGTTCACTTCTCACGCGCCATCGATGCCGTGGACGTCGCATGGTGCATGCGCATCCTGAACGGGATAGCGATTGCTAACCTCCCGGTCAGCCGGGCGGAGGCCGAAGCCCTGTTCGAGATCAATGAGGCTGCCTCGGAGCGCAACGACGATGGCCGTTTCGACGACCTGTTCGCGAAGGCGATCGTGCATCACGCCGCGTCAGCGTCCGGCTTGCCCGTGCCGCCGCGTTCGGTCGCGCTGTCGCCGGAGACCGCCATTGAGAGCTGGGCGCCCACCCATGCGATCGGCGTCAATATCGAAGTGCTTGAATGGATCGCAGCCCAGATGCGCGGTAAGCGCCGCAGCAACCGCAAGCTGATGGCGCTGGTCGCGACGCTGGTCGGCGCCGCGACACTGCCGTTAGTGGCATTGCCAAACGTCTTCGACCTCGGAATGTAAGTCCCAAAGTCAAAAAGCCTCGGTTCTGAGACATCAGAACCGAGGCTTTTATTTTGACGCGTTTTCTTCACGCCGAAAACGCTCTTAGGTCGGCAGGCGTTATTTCACGCCTGCCCTCTTGGTCGCTTCAAGTCCGACCGTCCGTCCCGGGAATCCCGCCACATCGAAGTAGCGCTGTTCCAGCACGCGCTGGAATTGCAGCACCGTGCGCAGGCCATTGGCGTCCGGCTTGGAGGAGAGGGTGCGGGTGTAAGCCTTCGGCGTCGCACCATTGGGCATCGCTTCCGTCATCACACGGCCGATCAGCTTGCCATTAGCCTTGCGGCTGAGGCCAAGCAGCCTC from Nitrobacteraceae bacterium AZCC 1564 includes these protein-coding regions:
- a CDS encoding hypothetical protein (product_source=Hypo-rule applied; transmembrane_helix_parts=Inside_1_169,TMhelix_170_192,Outside_193_196), whose translation is MSAPSSSTTNLSDLIRDVETSASADRDLAARALGIVRDGVITGEGPTTEGRVHFSRAIDAVDVAWCMRILNGIAIANLPVSRAEAEALFEINEAASERNDDGRFDDLFAKAIVHHAASASGLPVPPRSVALSPETAIESWAPTHAIGVNIEVLEWIAAQMRGKRRSNRKLMALVATLVGAATLPLVALPNVFDLGM